The uncultured Desulfobulbus sp. genome window below encodes:
- a CDS encoding tyrosine-type recombinase/integrase, whose amino-acid sequence MAILKHFQEQAQKRSGNAANKDRKNLSAAWNWGRDYIGLPYENPFQRTTKQGEVRHERRIPTLSEFWKVYEKTTELQDKRMLLCYLYSGARRAEFFQLRWQDVDFINGRIRLHWKKNRLGTLNAAWIAMTDEAMEALRDQHRATGSCKWVFVEPGTALPYQVPHAMDAAFMQAGRSGKIWFSWNTPFVRVDLGE is encoded by the coding sequence TTGGCTATTCTGAAACATTTTCAGGAACAAGCGCAAAAAAGATCTGGAAACGCTGCCAACAAAGACCGAAAAAACCTTTCTGCCGCCTGGAATTGGGGGAGAGATTATATCGGGTTGCCGTATGAAAATCCTTTTCAGCGAACCACCAAACAAGGTGAGGTCCGTCATGAAAGGCGAATTCCTACCCTTTCCGAATTTTGGAAGGTGTATGAGAAAACCACAGAGCTCCAGGATAAGCGAATGCTGCTGTGCTATCTCTACTCAGGGGCTCGTCGGGCTGAATTTTTTCAACTCCGCTGGCAGGATGTTGATTTCATCAACGGACGTATTCGGCTACACTGGAAAAAGAATCGGCTCGGCACCTTGAACGCGGCCTGGATCGCCATGACTGACGAAGCCATGGAAGCCCTGCGGGACCAACACCGTGCAACAGGAAGTTGCAAATGGGTATTTGTGGAGCCAGGCACAGCCCTGCCCTATCAAGTACCGCACGCAATGGATGCGGCGTTTATGCAAGCGGGCCGGAGTGGAAAGATTTGGTTTTCATGGAATACGCCATTTGTGCGCGTCGATCTTGGCGAGTAA
- a CDS encoding EAL domain-containing protein: MAHKKVSIHSETNVSGLLAQIVNNSPVATFVINKAHEVIHWNRACVMITGVSEKQLIGTTQSWKPFYDHHRPVMADLIVDDQMDQLSTYYSEKYHPSTTIEGAWEAEDFFPHFPSGGKWLAFTATALKDEKTGATIGAIETLRDITAQKIYQQQLEHQANYDPLTGLANRHLLHTRLDLAISQAKRDRLLLGVLFLDLDNFKQINDTLGHDAGDDVIREFGSRLKSSVRDLDTVARIAGDEYVVLLYAPQNLVQVTTIVRRLLDTINHKFIVRNREIYIGASVGIALYPKDGPESQTLLSNADAAMYRAKQHDKGSFRFYTEDLNKDAIQWLELKQELHHALTSGQFELYYQPQYSIQEKRITGAEALLRWNHPTRGILHPELFVTLAEETGLIVPIGNWIIKTAIADAQQWQQAYGQPLRLSINISARQFRYDDLGELLDQAITQTGFHPLNLELELTESLVMDNPKESNKRLLKLKEKGFSLAMDDFGTGYSSLAYLNYFPFDMIKIDQSFIHQLGKSDEADAIVRAMLHLAKALQLRVVAEGVENQHQRTFLEEEGCEEIQGYWFSHPLRAGEFLTLLQTQPA, translated from the coding sequence ATGGCACATAAAAAGGTTTCTATTCACTCCGAGACCAATGTATCTGGTTTGCTTGCCCAAATAGTCAACAACTCTCCGGTGGCTACCTTTGTCATCAATAAGGCACACGAGGTTATCCACTGGAACCGGGCCTGCGTGATGATCACCGGTGTGTCTGAAAAACAGCTCATCGGAACAACTCAATCGTGGAAGCCTTTCTACGACCATCATCGTCCAGTTATGGCCGACTTGATCGTTGATGATCAGATGGATCAACTTTCCACCTACTATTCGGAAAAATATCATCCCTCAACAACCATCGAGGGGGCCTGGGAAGCTGAGGATTTTTTCCCTCACTTTCCAAGTGGCGGCAAATGGCTCGCTTTTACCGCAACTGCGCTTAAAGACGAAAAAACTGGGGCTACCATCGGTGCCATCGAAACACTTCGCGACATCACCGCGCAAAAAATATATCAGCAACAATTGGAGCACCAGGCCAACTATGATCCGCTCACAGGACTCGCTAATCGCCACCTGCTCCACACCCGCCTGGACCTTGCCATCAGCCAGGCTAAAAGAGATCGCCTCCTGCTGGGAGTTCTCTTTCTAGACCTCGACAATTTCAAACAGATAAATGACACCTTAGGCCACGATGCGGGCGATGATGTCATTCGTGAATTTGGCAGTCGCCTCAAGAGCTCTGTACGTGACCTGGATACCGTTGCCCGTATTGCTGGCGATGAATATGTGGTTCTTTTGTATGCACCGCAGAACCTCGTTCAGGTGACGACGATTGTTCGGCGTCTATTAGATACGATCAACCATAAGTTTATCGTACGCAACCGTGAAATCTATATAGGAGCCAGTGTGGGCATTGCTCTCTATCCCAAAGATGGCCCGGAGAGCCAAACGCTTTTAAGTAACGCTGATGCAGCCATGTACCGTGCCAAACAGCACGACAAGGGCAGTTTTCGTTTTTACACTGAAGATCTCAATAAAGATGCGATCCAATGGCTGGAGTTAAAACAAGAGCTGCACCACGCCCTCACCTCCGGTCAATTTGAGTTGTATTACCAACCCCAGTATTCAATACAGGAAAAACGGATTACAGGGGCTGAAGCCCTACTGCGCTGGAACCACCCCACACGCGGTATTCTTCATCCAGAATTATTTGTTACGCTGGCCGAAGAAACCGGACTGATTGTGCCCATTGGCAACTGGATTATAAAGACCGCCATCGCCGATGCTCAGCAATGGCAGCAAGCCTATGGTCAGCCGCTTCGACTTTCGATCAACATTTCTGCCCGCCAGTTCCGCTATGATGATCTCGGTGAGTTACTGGACCAGGCCATCACCCAAACCGGTTTTCACCCACTGAACTTGGAACTTGAACTCACCGAAAGTCTGGTTATGGACAACCCGAAGGAGTCCAACAAACGACTGCTGAAGCTCAAGGAAAAAGGATTTTCTCTAGCCATGGACGATTTTGGCACTGGTTATTCCAGTCTGGCCTATCTGAACTATTTCCCCTTTGACATGATAAAAATTGATCAGTCATTTATTCATCAGCTGGGAAAATCAGATGAAGCCGACGCAATTGTTCGCGCCATGCTGCACTTGGCCAAAGCATTACAACTGCGGGTCGTGGCCGAGGGAGTTGAAAATCAGCACCAACGCACATTTTTAGAAGAGGAAGGTTGTGAGGAAATTCAGGGGTACTGGTTTAGTCACCCCTTGCGAGCCGGTGAATTTCTTACGTTGCTGCAGACACAGCCGGCATAA
- the flgL gene encoding flagellar hook-associated protein FlgL, whose translation MIITRDTTTYRNLQSNLSSTSSTINELYIKTSTGIDIDKASENPSSVGTIINCRTDIVKSERYVQNCNNVTDNLSTSEIYLNSLEELMVRAKEIASTGANYSMSDSDRQTLADEVAQLQEELLDLANTQVDGKYLFAGYADQTLPFSGSPVTYSGINDHIMIEVNPGSTVAKNITGEELFMSPVNLFTALENLETALSSGTTSAISNTLTTLEDGAEQVRTKQSTLGNTISRMDDMISMHENALLIIESTLSSHQDADLTSILSEIAEMETALEATMQVTARVSSLSLLDYL comes from the coding sequence ATGATCATAACACGCGACACCACCACTTACAGAAATCTGCAGTCAAATCTAAGTTCAACCTCCTCGACCATCAATGAGCTGTACATCAAAACATCGACCGGCATCGATATAGACAAAGCCTCGGAAAACCCGTCATCCGTGGGGACAATCATTAACTGCCGTACTGATATAGTCAAGAGTGAACGGTACGTTCAAAATTGCAACAATGTAACCGATAATCTCTCCACCTCTGAAATCTATCTCAATTCACTAGAGGAGCTCATGGTTCGGGCTAAAGAGATTGCCAGCACTGGAGCCAACTACAGCATGTCAGACAGTGACCGGCAAACACTGGCCGATGAGGTCGCGCAACTACAGGAAGAGCTACTTGATTTAGCGAACACCCAGGTCGATGGCAAGTACCTCTTTGCCGGTTATGCTGACCAGACTCTCCCCTTTTCTGGCTCTCCGGTTACCTATAGCGGCATAAATGACCACATCATGATTGAAGTCAATCCTGGATCTACAGTTGCAAAAAACATAACCGGTGAAGAATTGTTCATGAGCCCGGTCAACCTGTTCACCGCCCTGGAAAACCTGGAAACCGCCCTCTCCAGCGGTACGACCAGTGCTATTTCCAATACCCTGACAACGCTTGAAGACGGGGCAGAACAGGTACGTACCAAACAAAGTACCCTGGGCAACACCATTTCACGGATGGACGATATGATCAGCATGCATGAAAACGCTTTACTGATAATAGAGTCCACCCTTTCCAGTCATCAAGATGCGGACCTGACCAGCATCTTATCGGAAATCGCTGAGATGGAGACAGCCTTGGAGGCCACCATGCAGGTCACGGCCCGTGTCTCCTCCCTGAGCTTACTTGACTACCTTTGA
- a CDS encoding IS66 family transposase gives MGTVNKIRVREEVDLLKQEFEQLCSDGKVSSEIRVLFNSLLVVVELILSIFLEKTTRKGNKNSSIPSSQTEKDETATKHCTTTGKGKHVNGRVGNTRVKESVTTAQVEVCDTCGMVLENVACQGHERRTKIDIVFEKVVEHIDAEIKQCPNCEATVKGRFPDDMPGKLQYGNGLKAFAIHLVISQMVALNRVQKQIAAMIGSVISEASLLKFVLRLYQSLEAWESRAIDRLLQAPSLHVDETSFRVEGKNHWIHVYSSGETTLKVLHRKRGKEAIEGLNIIPRYGGVIIHDCWASYLSYDHCGHGLCGSHLLRELTFVVDSNQYRWARNLKAVLQQTCRTVAQRPEKCLTEREYANLQKRYRNILTRGSKELPKIPPKPQGKRGRIAKSDAHNLWERLQKHEAAVLLFAKEPHVPFTNNRAERDLRMAKVKQKISGCFRRKQYAQAYCRISSYLQTMASQGINPLVAIQLALAGTLPDAEE, from the coding sequence ATGGGAACAGTAAATAAAATAAGGGTTCGCGAAGAAGTCGATCTCCTCAAACAGGAATTTGAACAGCTTTGTTCCGACGGTAAAGTCTCCTCTGAGATACGGGTCCTGTTCAACAGTCTGTTGGTTGTCGTCGAGTTGATACTCTCTATCTTTCTTGAGAAGACAACGCGCAAGGGAAACAAAAACTCGAGCATTCCTTCTTCGCAAACCGAGAAAGACGAAACTGCGACCAAGCACTGCACCACTACCGGCAAGGGAAAACACGTCAATGGGCGTGTTGGTAATACACGCGTCAAAGAATCAGTCACCACTGCTCAGGTCGAGGTGTGTGATACCTGCGGAATGGTGCTGGAAAACGTTGCATGCCAGGGGCATGAACGTCGGACAAAAATCGACATCGTTTTTGAAAAAGTTGTCGAACATATTGACGCAGAAATAAAGCAATGTCCTAATTGTGAGGCCACGGTCAAAGGGCGTTTCCCTGACGATATGCCGGGTAAGCTGCAGTACGGCAATGGGCTTAAAGCGTTTGCCATTCATTTGGTTATCAGCCAGATGGTCGCTTTAAACCGGGTTCAAAAACAGATAGCAGCCATGATCGGTAGCGTAATCTCCGAGGCCAGCCTGCTCAAATTTGTTTTGCGCTTGTACCAATCACTCGAAGCATGGGAATCCAGAGCTATTGATAGGCTGCTGCAGGCTCCATCCCTGCATGTGGATGAAACCTCGTTTCGGGTTGAAGGGAAGAATCACTGGATTCACGTCTATTCTTCCGGCGAAACAACCCTGAAAGTACTGCATCGAAAGCGGGGCAAGGAGGCAATCGAAGGATTGAATATCATCCCTCGGTATGGCGGGGTGATCATCCATGATTGCTGGGCATCATATTTATCCTACGACCATTGCGGTCACGGACTTTGCGGCTCGCACCTTTTGCGAGAGTTGACGTTTGTCGTTGACTCTAACCAATACCGGTGGGCCCGCAATCTAAAAGCGGTGCTCCAGCAAACGTGTCGTACGGTGGCTCAACGTCCGGAAAAATGTCTTACCGAACGGGAGTATGCCAACCTGCAGAAGCGCTACCGTAATATCCTTACGCGTGGCAGCAAGGAGTTGCCCAAGATCCCTCCAAAACCCCAAGGGAAGCGCGGCAGGATAGCCAAATCCGATGCGCACAATCTTTGGGAGCGATTACAAAAGCATGAGGCGGCAGTCTTGCTTTTTGCCAAAGAACCACATGTACCGTTCACCAACAACAGAGCGGAAAGGGATCTTCGCATGGCTAAGGTAAAACAGAAAATATCCGGTTGTTTTCGACGTAAACAATATGCCCAGGCTTACTGCAGGATTTCAAGTTACCTGCAGACCATGGCAAGCCAGGGGATCAATCCTCTTGTCGCTATCCAGTTGGCACTGGCAGGAACTCTGCCTGATGCCGAAGAATAG
- a CDS encoding tetratricopeptide repeat protein, translating to MNTADKRKTTQPCVDTFTLFTQENSHLEEVELHRQFRRQLFQQSLFTDATWYALKCISLSKASGEQVLIDDYLEAESCAYSAHDLTTALEMIEQLRLIIPNNDQFVMRTGLYHMLKGDYHLAEKFYLEAYKLSPQNSNNCDALAHVNALLNKPDNIVLYGNRALELKDREAMQEENLSKVYAIVGDQYTINTPVPSFSPEEPGRNVIAFSLWGNNPQYNEGAILNAIAAQIIYPGWSCRFYCDTTVPKKTTEKLIALGADVRMLQQNTLPFFGLFWRFFVAADPTVERYLIRDCDCILNCQERVAVDEWIQSGKHFHIMRDYASHTELIHAGMWGGVCGAIPQLTELIVDYYDNHGKERTIDQRFLRHYLWPIIKQSYYCHDSHFNFGACNPFPLLGQYPKSLGNVGMDFTVACKNLVGKIL from the coding sequence ATGAATACTGCTGATAAACGGAAGACTACTCAACCCTGTGTTGATACGTTTACTCTTTTCACGCAAGAAAACTCCCATCTTGAAGAGGTTGAGCTTCACAGGCAGTTTCGTAGGCAGCTCTTTCAGCAATCACTATTTACCGATGCAACCTGGTATGCTTTGAAATGTATCTCATTGTCAAAGGCGTCAGGGGAACAAGTTCTTATTGATGATTACCTGGAGGCGGAATCATGTGCGTATTCTGCGCATGACCTGACAACCGCTCTAGAGATGATAGAGCAGTTACGTTTGATAATTCCAAACAACGATCAGTTTGTAATGCGTACCGGGCTTTATCATATGCTCAAAGGTGACTATCATCTCGCTGAAAAATTTTATCTGGAAGCCTACAAATTATCGCCACAAAATTCTAATAACTGTGATGCGCTTGCACATGTAAATGCTTTGCTCAATAAACCGGATAACATCGTTCTTTATGGAAATAGAGCACTTGAACTGAAAGATAGGGAGGCAATGCAAGAGGAGAATCTTTCAAAGGTGTACGCGATTGTCGGTGACCAATACACAATCAACACACCTGTACCCTCATTTTCTCCTGAAGAGCCTGGGCGAAATGTCATTGCATTTAGTCTTTGGGGAAATAATCCCCAATATAATGAAGGAGCAATCCTCAATGCAATTGCAGCACAAATAATTTATCCCGGTTGGAGTTGCCGTTTTTACTGTGATACCACTGTTCCCAAAAAAACTACGGAAAAATTGATTGCTCTTGGTGCTGATGTTCGAATGTTACAACAAAATACGCTGCCATTTTTTGGTTTATTCTGGCGATTTTTCGTAGCTGCAGATCCTACAGTAGAGCGATACCTTATTCGTGATTGCGATTGTATTTTAAACTGTCAGGAGCGAGTGGCGGTCGACGAGTGGATTCAATCAGGAAAACATTTTCACATTATGCGCGATTATGCCTCACATACGGAATTGATCCATGCGGGAATGTGGGGTGGTGTTTGCGGTGCAATTCCTCAGTTAACGGAGTTGATTGTCGACTACTATGATAACCATGGCAAGGAACGAACCATCGATCAACGTTTTCTTCGCCATTACCTTTGGCCAATCATCAAGCAAAGCTATTACTGCCATGATAGTCATTTTAATTTTGGCGCATGCAATCCATTTCCCTTATTGGGCCAATATCCCAAATCTTTGGGAAATGTAGGAATGGATTTCACGGTAGCCTGTAAAAATCTAGTTGGGAAAATTTTATAA
- the flgK gene encoding flagellar hook-associated protein FlgK: protein MANLITSLYTGASGIYASQSAVQITGNNITNASTEGYTRQGTNVISNTPLTQSGLTYGTGSSVNSIDRSNDTFIIKQLLAQEATYGEYDGASTPLSDIEQVLDISDTSLSSDIDSFFDAWEELSTNPAGTTERQQVIQEAANLAEHFQQIDQQLGDVVESINTSIESIIPDLNDNLQQIANLNQSIMQAELSGGDANTMRDERDLLVQEISETCGASMYTDNNDMLCLQLENGLPLVTGNVASTLSTATVSGLTEITLTTGNTSFNLDHEDFSGELKGLLSVRDVTIPEFDDPSLIAAGTTGATADNSLCLDIAALRETTSINGSTYTEEYSRIAANAGLQVVSNEQRLTASTESMDELSAKRDSLSGVSTDEEMVLLIQYQAGYEAASNYIGIVKDMLDTLLQM from the coding sequence ATGGCTAACCTGATCACCTCTCTCTATACCGGCGCATCCGGCATTTATGCTAGCCAGTCTGCTGTGCAGATAACGGGTAACAACATCACCAATGCCAGCACCGAGGGGTATACTCGCCAGGGCACCAATGTTATCAGCAACACGCCCTTAACCCAGAGCGGGCTCACCTATGGCACAGGCAGTTCTGTTAACTCCATTGACCGTAGCAACGATACCTTTATCATCAAACAGCTGCTCGCCCAGGAAGCAACCTATGGTGAGTACGATGGTGCCAGCACTCCCCTTTCAGATATCGAACAAGTGCTCGACATCAGCGATACCAGCTTATCAAGTGATATTGACAGTTTTTTTGATGCCTGGGAAGAGCTAAGCACCAATCCGGCAGGGACAACAGAACGACAGCAGGTGATTCAGGAGGCAGCTAACCTGGCAGAACATTTTCAACAGATCGACCAGCAGCTGGGCGATGTGGTGGAATCTATCAACACCAGCATTGAATCCATCATCCCTGATCTCAATGACAACCTGCAGCAGATTGCCAATCTGAACCAGTCGATTATGCAGGCGGAGCTGTCAGGTGGAGATGCCAATACGATGCGCGATGAACGTGACCTTTTGGTACAGGAGATAAGCGAAACCTGCGGAGCCTCCATGTACACAGATAACAATGACATGCTCTGCCTTCAGCTCGAAAATGGCCTGCCCCTGGTCACCGGCAATGTAGCGTCAACACTTTCAACTGCAACTGTCAGTGGCCTTACTGAAATTACCCTGACCACAGGAAACACCAGCTTTAATCTTGATCATGAAGATTTCAGCGGTGAGTTAAAAGGCCTGCTTTCGGTGCGGGATGTGACTATTCCCGAATTTGATGATCCATCATTGATTGCAGCGGGGACCACCGGCGCAACTGCTGACAACAGCCTCTGTCTGGATATTGCTGCCCTGCGTGAAACCACCAGCATCAACGGATCAACCTACACAGAGGAATATTCGCGAATTGCCGCCAATGCAGGTCTTCAGGTGGTCAGTAATGAGCAACGCTTAACCGCAAGTACCGAATCCATGGATGAGCTCAGCGCAAAACGCGACTCGCTCTCCGGCGTTTCTACGGATGAAGAAATGGTTCTCCTCATTCAGTACCAGGCTGGTTATGAGGCAGCGTCCAACTACATTGGCATCGTCAAAGACATGCTCGATACCTTGTTGCAGATGTAA
- a CDS encoding flagellar hook-basal body complex protein has product MVTDPLNDGSLYTRNGNFSFDENGYLVTADGLRVQGATYNSSGVLTSGSLSDIQVDMVSQIEAKTTENVELQTNLDSNSDILNGGVFNITTPEETSHYDTTSTICDSLGTSHLLTCYFTKVSNQIWDWNLTVDGGDLTGGTSGVLENVGTGTLTFDTDGNLVTGGTGTTTAGILTWDNGSDQTQLVTYTFDTTQYDSDSTVFSQDQDGYSSGEVTDVDISSDGTVSAVYSNGETLPVAMISLATFINDDGLDAVGSSLFSETSESGTPTLGYPGPSQGTLITQALELSNVDLATEFVDLITIQNAYSASSKVITTTNEMLDELVNLIR; this is encoded by the coding sequence ATCGTAACTGATCCACTCAACGATGGAAGCCTATACACCCGCAACGGTAACTTCAGTTTTGACGAAAACGGCTATCTGGTGACAGCCGATGGTTTACGGGTTCAAGGGGCAACCTATAACAGCAGCGGCGTGCTGACAAGCGGCAGCCTGAGCGACATCCAGGTCGACATGGTCTCACAGATTGAGGCTAAAACAACGGAAAATGTTGAGCTTCAAACCAATCTCGACTCGAATTCTGACATCCTCAACGGCGGTGTTTTTAATATCACCACCCCTGAAGAAACTTCCCACTACGACACGACTTCAACCATTTGCGATTCACTGGGAACATCACACCTGCTTACATGTTACTTCACCAAAGTAAGTAATCAGATCTGGGACTGGAACCTGACGGTTGACGGTGGAGATCTCACAGGAGGTACAAGCGGCGTACTGGAAAATGTCGGTACCGGCACACTTACCTTTGACACAGACGGCAATTTGGTTACAGGCGGAACAGGAACGACCACAGCAGGTATTCTCACCTGGGACAATGGCTCCGATCAAACCCAGCTTGTCACCTACACCTTCGACACAACTCAGTATGACAGTGACTCCACTGTATTTTCCCAGGACCAGGATGGGTACTCATCCGGTGAAGTAACCGATGTGGATATATCCTCAGACGGCACTGTAAGCGCCGTATATTCAAACGGTGAAACCTTACCAGTCGCCATGATATCCCTGGCAACCTTTATCAACGACGATGGTCTGGATGCTGTGGGGAGCAGCCTCTTTTCTGAAACCAGCGAATCCGGCACGCCCACCCTTGGATACCCCGGCCCCTCACAGGGGACACTGATTACCCAAGCCCTGGAACTTTCCAATGTTGACCTGGCAACCGAATTCGTTGACCTCATTACCATTCAAAACGCCTATTCGGCATCTTCCAAGGTCATTACAACGACAAACGAGATGTTGGATGAACTGGTTAATCTCATTCGTTAA